One segment of Mobula birostris isolate sMobBir1 unplaced genomic scaffold, sMobBir1.hap1 scaffold_1482, whole genome shotgun sequence DNA contains the following:
- the LOC140192474 gene encoding epidermal differentiation-specific protein-like, with product MSKITLYEKPDFTGEDQDFVDNILDVTVRKFDNTARSIRVIGQHWVAYAGKNFTGAFKVLGPGDHAYLGELDQKILSLRLVKEDLKNPEIVLYKHVNYKGQSRSIRETTNDLRRAGFANLVSSHKVKAGVWILFQHANLCGERLITFEGNEWPNYCHFKWNDKLSSVKALLKSDFEL from the coding sequence ATGAGTAAAATCACTCTCTACGAAAAGCCCGACTTTACCGGGGAGGACCAGGACTTTGTGGACAACATTCTCGACGTTACTGTTCGGAAATTCGATAATACTGCCCGCTCGATCAGAGTAATCGGCCAGCACTGGGTGGCGTACGCCGGCAAAAACTTCACGGGGGCGTTCAAGGTGCTCGGTCCCGGAGACCACGCATATCTGGGCGAGCTGGATCAGAAAATTCTCTCTTTGCGGCTGGTGAAGGAGGATTTGAAGAACCCGGAGATCGTTCTGTACAAGCACGTCAACTATAAGGGCCAAAGCCGCAGCATTAGGGAAACGACGAATGATCTGAGGAGAGCCGGCTTCGCAAACCTCGTCTCTTCCCATAAGGTGAAGGCAGGCGTGTGGATTCTGTTCCAGCACGCCAACCTATGCGGTGAGCGACTCATCACTTTCGAGGGTAACGAATGGCCCAACTATTGCCATTTCAAGTGGAATGACAAGCTGTCCTCAGTCAAGGCCTTGCTGAAGAGCGACTTCGAGCTGTGA